Proteins encoded in a region of the Trueperaceae bacterium genome:
- a CDS encoding response regulator transcription factor: MPAEERGAAPGAAILVVEDDRQLADLLREQLTLAGHAPVLAGGLGEARRCLADGRFDLIVLDLNLPDGDGLDLAAEVRAEGNVPVLMLTARAAIDSRVAGLYAGANDYLTKPFSVAELLARVHVQLREAGARRLLSYGRLTLDRETRACSVGGRVEHLPEREFEVLRLLVQYRGRVFTKEDLERALYGPEVPDSNTIEVYVYNLRRRLKGLGLEDVIRTVRNRGYVVV, encoded by the coding sequence ATGCCGGCCGAGGAACGGGGCGCCGCGCCGGGCGCGGCCATCCTCGTGGTGGAGGACGACCGCCAGCTCGCCGACCTTCTGCGTGAACAGTTGACGCTGGCGGGACACGCCCCGGTGCTTGCCGGCGGCCTCGGGGAGGCGCGCCGGTGCCTGGCGGACGGGCGCTTCGACCTCATCGTCCTCGACCTGAACCTGCCGGACGGCGACGGGCTCGACCTCGCCGCCGAGGTCCGCGCCGAAGGCAACGTCCCCGTGCTGATGCTGACGGCCCGCGCCGCCATAGACAGCCGCGTGGCGGGCCTGTACGCGGGCGCCAACGATTACCTCACCAAGCCGTTCAGCGTGGCGGAGCTGCTCGCGCGCGTCCACGTCCAGCTGCGCGAGGCCGGCGCGCGGCGGCTGCTCAGCTACGGCCGGCTGACGCTCGACCGTGAGACCCGGGCGTGCAGCGTTGGCGGCAGGGTTGAGCACCTCCCCGAGCGCGAGTTCGAGGTGCTGCGCCTGCTCGTGCAGTACCGCGGGCGCGTCTTCACGAAGGAGGACCTGGAGCGCGCCCTCTACGGTCCCGAGGTGCCCGACTCCAACACCATCGAGGTCTACGTCTACAACCTGCGCCGCAGGCTCAAGGGGCTGGGGCTGGAGGACGTCATCCGCACCGTTCGCAACCGCGGCTACGTGGTGGTCTGA
- a CDS encoding HAMP domain-containing histidine kinase produces the protein MLGTRLSVLLGASLLVALAAAVVLSVVLFERHQYRELTALLGRELQRVTTLLADPAVGESLLAGGFEHLSLQLVDPAGGVLVPAGDPEAIPLGDGWAEWRGERVLVAAAPWSLAGGVRLGTVRLSYDAAEALAARRTLRNSLVVAAAVIALLGTVAGLLLLRRQLRPLRLLASEAAALEPADPRLSLPPMRRDEVGEVARALEGAVAAIRQRQQAERDALAGVAHELAAPLSVVAGQLEGLAAANPAPQVLAARDAARELLHTSQDLLTLARGELQVPLELSVVAVAEVAERVCGEYPGVRFEARSEGLVLGNPLRLAQVVRNLVRNAVQAGGAPGVTVLVTEADGAVTLTVSDDGVGLTDEALGRLFERHFTSRAAQGGSGIGLAVVKGLVEAHGGAVTAERLPERGTRFVVVLPSLEAGLEEGARS, from the coding sequence GTGCTGGGCACGCGCTTGAGCGTCCTGCTGGGGGCGTCGCTGCTGGTGGCGTTGGCGGCGGCGGTCGTCCTCAGCGTGGTGCTGTTCGAGCGTCACCAGTACCGCGAGCTGACCGCGCTCCTAGGGCGCGAGCTGCAGCGCGTGACGACGCTGCTGGCCGACCCCGCCGTGGGCGAGAGCCTGCTGGCGGGCGGTTTCGAGCACCTGAGCCTGCAACTGGTCGATCCGGCCGGCGGGGTGTTGGTGCCCGCCGGCGACCCCGAGGCGATCCCGCTCGGTGACGGTTGGGCCGAGTGGCGCGGCGAGCGCGTGCTGGTCGCGGCGGCGCCGTGGAGCCTGGCGGGTGGCGTGAGGCTGGGCACCGTGCGGCTCAGTTACGACGCGGCCGAGGCGCTGGCCGCGCGGCGCACGTTGCGCAACAGCCTGGTCGTGGCCGCGGCGGTGATCGCCCTGCTCGGCACCGTCGCAGGGCTGCTCCTCCTGCGGCGCCAGTTGCGACCACTGAGGCTGCTCGCGAGCGAGGCCGCGGCGCTCGAGCCCGCCGACCCGCGCCTGTCGTTGCCCCCCATGCGCCGGGACGAGGTCGGTGAGGTGGCGCGCGCGTTGGAGGGGGCCGTGGCGGCCATCCGACAGCGGCAGCAGGCCGAACGCGACGCCCTCGCCGGTGTGGCGCACGAGCTGGCGGCACCCCTCTCGGTGGTGGCCGGGCAGCTGGAGGGCCTGGCGGCCGCGAACCCGGCGCCTCAGGTCCTGGCGGCGCGCGACGCGGCCCGCGAGCTCCTCCACACCTCCCAGGACCTCCTGACGCTGGCGCGGGGCGAGCTGCAGGTGCCGCTCGAGCTGAGCGTCGTGGCCGTGGCGGAGGTGGCGGAGAGGGTGTGCGGCGAGTACCCCGGCGTGCGCTTCGAGGCGCGGTCGGAGGGGTTGGTGTTGGGCAACCCCCTGCGCCTCGCGCAGGTCGTCAGGAACCTGGTGCGCAACGCCGTGCAGGCGGGCGGGGCTCCAGGCGTGACGGTGCTGGTGACGGAAGCGGACGGGGCCGTGACCCTCACCGTCAGCGACGACGGGGTGGGACTGACCGACGAGGCGCTCGGCAGGCTGTTCGAGCGCCACTTCACGAGCAGGGCGGCGCAGGGGGGAAGCGGCATCGGCCTGGCCGTGGTGAAGGGCCTGGTCGAGGCGCACGGCGGCGCCGTGACTGCGGAGCGGCTGCCGGAGCGCGGCACGCGCTTCGTGGTGGTGCTCCCGTCACTGGAGGCCGGGTTGGAGGAGGGCGCGCGCTCCTGA